In Ignavibacteriales bacterium, the following are encoded in one genomic region:
- a CDS encoding multidrug efflux SMR transporter — protein sequence MAWIYILIASVFEISWAIGLKYSDGLSKVGPTIFTVITMILSFYFLALGVKDIPIGTGYAVWTGIGVVGTVILGMILFGESKELVRIFFIMLIIGGIVGLRLTTK from the coding sequence ATGGCATGGATATATATACTTATTGCGAGTGTCTTTGAGATATCCTGGGCGATCGGACTCAAATACTCCGACGGTCTTTCAAAGGTTGGTCCCACTATCTTCACCGTGATCACGATGATACTGAGCTTCTACTTCCTCGCTCTCGGTGTGAAAGACATTCCTATCGGCACCGGTTACGCTGTGTGGACGGGCATAGGGGTTGTTGGGACAGTGATCCTGGGAATGATACTATTCGGGGAATCTAAAGAATTGGTGCGGATCTTTTTTATAATGCTTATTATCGGTGGGATAGTTGGACTGAGGCTTACCACTAAGTAA
- a CDS encoding Omp28-related outer membrane protein — translation MKKLRSLIIILILMAGSTVFYSCESNDSTVYPTANTTPPLTLLLPSNNSTINTTGATFDWTDLPNAIAYGLQVATDVNFTNLAIDSTGFTASRVDLDSGRLADNTTYYWRVRGIRTADTTSWTSSNNFSVQVASVSANNKVLVEMFTNTSCIPCVQANTYLDKIQNLEGITNNDADVVMIRYHSTLYPNDPFYLFNTSANDARQSYYNGGIFNPYAFLDGTFMGNYSSSAWTSLINNNFGTLTSYAFTYNNSYNTSNRQGTFNVTVNQITGTQVGDLVMHVAVTEDELMYNAPNGETEFNNVLRDLLTPGTGEMVNVSAGGSASFTYNYTLNSQINDNNAHIIMFLQSSGTKQVYAVEIEKIR, via the coding sequence ATGAAAAAGCTAAGATCATTAATAATTATTCTGATACTAATGGCAGGAAGCACGGTCTTCTATTCCTGCGAGAGTAACGACAGCACTGTATATCCAACGGCTAATACTACTCCACCGCTGACGCTTTTACTGCCATCGAATAATTCGACCATTAATACTACGGGCGCGACATTCGACTGGACAGACCTGCCTAATGCAATTGCATACGGACTCCAGGTAGCGACGGACGTGAATTTTACAAACCTCGCGATAGACAGTACGGGATTCACAGCTTCACGGGTAGACCTCGACAGCGGAAGGCTTGCTGATAATACGACATATTACTGGAGAGTGAGAGGTATCAGGACTGCAGATACGACCTCATGGACAAGCTCGAACAACTTCTCCGTGCAGGTAGCATCGGTATCGGCTAATAATAAAGTGCTGGTGGAGATGTTCACCAATACAAGCTGTATTCCATGCGTACAGGCTAACACATACCTGGACAAGATACAGAACCTCGAAGGAATTACAAATAATGATGCGGACGTAGTAATGATAAGGTATCACTCAACGCTTTACCCGAACGACCCATTCTATTTGTTCAATACATCGGCTAATGATGCGAGACAAAGCTATTACAACGGTGGAATTTTTAATCCGTATGCGTTCCTGGATGGAACATTTATGGGTAATTACAGCTCGAGTGCATGGACATCTTTGATCAATAACAACTTTGGAACTCTGACATCATATGCTTTTACCTACAATAACAGTTATAACACCAGCAACAGGCAGGGAACATTTAACGTGACTGTGAACCAGATAACGGGTACGCAGGTGGGTGACCTAGTGATGCATGTGGCTGTAACGGAAGACGAGCTAATGTATAACGCTCCAAACGGTGAGACGGAATTTAATAATGTATTGAGGGATCTTCTGACACCGGGTACAGGTGAAATGGTCAATGTGTCGGCAGGCGGTTCGGCATCGTTTACATATAACTATACATTGAATTCACAGATAAACGATAACAACGCGCATATAATAATGTTCCTGCAAAGCTCAGGTACGAAGCAGGTATATGCAGTAGAGATCGAAAAAATAAGATAA
- a CDS encoding YifB family Mg chelatase-like AAA ATPase, translating to MISEVLTATTYGVDAFVVRVETHIDRGLFSFAIVGLPDSAVKESRERVAAAIKNSGFHFPVKKYTVNLSPADIRKEGSGFDLPIAVGILSETGQVDPGSIADYLFIGELSLDGKLRKIPGVLPITIEAKKNGFKGIILPVENAQEAGIVEGIEVYPFETLNEVIQFINGDISVSPINIDAKKLFDDHHKYLVDFSDVKGQAEVKRAMEVAAAGAHNIIMIGLPGSGKSMIAKRLPTILPPLTLEEALETTKIHSIAGMIPSDASIISTRPFRSPHHTASDVSLVGGGPNAKPGEISFAHNGVLFLDELTEFKKNVLEVMRQPLEDRNVTISRSKITVQYPCNFMFVAAMNPTPAGTAKEMEMYSEYEIQKHLAKISGPILDRIDIHVHVNPVKYEELSSKAEGEPSSVVRERVTQAREIQNARYRDLKGIYANAHMSSKEIKNFCRVDADCENLMKMAINKLGLSARAYDRILKVSRTIADLAGEENILPAHISEAIQYRSLDRTNWLS from the coding sequence ATGATCTCCGAAGTCCTTACTGCCACCACATATGGAGTTGATGCCTTTGTTGTAAGAGTTGAAACTCACATCGACAGAGGATTATTTAGCTTTGCTATAGTTGGACTGCCGGACAGCGCCGTAAAAGAATCACGTGAGCGTGTTGCCGCCGCAATCAAAAATTCCGGGTTTCATTTCCCCGTTAAAAAATACACCGTAAATCTATCTCCCGCTGACATAAGAAAAGAAGGTTCGGGGTTCGATCTGCCTATAGCCGTAGGCATACTAAGCGAAACCGGTCAGGTGGATCCGGGAAGCATTGCTGATTACCTATTTATCGGCGAACTCTCTCTCGACGGAAAACTTCGTAAGATACCCGGTGTATTACCCATTACCATCGAAGCTAAAAAGAACGGATTTAAAGGTATTATTCTTCCTGTTGAAAATGCGCAGGAAGCCGGCATTGTCGAGGGCATAGAAGTTTACCCGTTCGAAACACTGAACGAGGTTATACAGTTCATTAACGGTGACATTTCTGTATCGCCTATTAATATAGACGCCAAAAAGCTTTTCGATGATCATCATAAATATCTTGTGGATTTTTCCGATGTAAAAGGACAGGCTGAAGTAAAGCGCGCTATGGAGGTCGCCGCCGCCGGAGCACACAATATAATCATGATCGGTCTCCCCGGCTCAGGAAAATCCATGATAGCGAAACGTCTCCCGACTATACTCCCACCGCTCACGCTTGAGGAAGCGCTCGAAACAACGAAGATTCACTCTATAGCCGGAATGATACCGTCCGATGCATCGATTATTTCGACTAGACCGTTTCGTTCTCCGCACCATACTGCGAGCGACGTCTCACTTGTCGGTGGCGGTCCTAACGCAAAGCCCGGTGAGATATCATTCGCGCATAATGGTGTACTTTTCCTTGACGAGCTCACGGAGTTTAAAAAGAACGTACTCGAAGTCATGCGGCAGCCCCTGGAAGATAGGAACGTTACCATTTCCCGCTCAAAGATCACCGTGCAGTATCCGTGCAATTTTATGTTCGTAGCCGCGATGAATCCCACTCCCGCGGGCACCGCGAAAGAAATGGAGATGTATTCCGAATACGAGATCCAAAAACACCTCGCAAAGATCTCCGGACCTATACTGGATAGAATAGACATCCATGTTCACGTCAATCCCGTGAAATATGAAGAGCTGTCGAGCAAAGCCGAAGGAGAGCCTTCCTCCGTTGTCCGGGAGAGAGTCACTCAGGCAAGAGAGATCCAGAATGCCCGGTACCGCGATCTCAAAGGAATTTATGCGAATGCACATATGAGCTCAAAGGAGATCAAAAATTTCTGCCGTGTCGATGCCGACTGTGAGAATCTTATGAAAATGGCAATAAATAAACTCGGGCTGTCTGCACGTGCCTATGACCGCATCTTAAAAGTAAGCCGTACTATCGCTGACCTCGCCGGTGAAGAGAACATACTTCCGGCTCACATCAGCGAAGCTATTCAATACAGGAGCCTGGACAGAACCAACTGGCTTTCCTAA
- the ptsP gene encoding phosphoenolpyruvate--protein phosphotransferase — MAEEVIYKGIAASPGISISKAYHYAKNQIVIDDAQLDEEEIAQELEDFDESIRISLKELNKIYELSRERIGDETSRIFDAQMEILNDDFFINMVKEKIKEGRRTAGYIFSKEIGKLTNALSNSDDDYMRDRVTDINDVRNRVIRNMKRGKLVSKVEENSIIVAHELTPADTILFSRRKVQGYVTDIGGVTGHAALIARALRVPAVVGTKVASYRVLTGELVIVDGFSGLFITGPTDETIEKYKAKLEEIKEYEKKLYEVFDFPCETKDKKHIELSANIEFDEEIDFVTKFGHCSIGLYRTEHLFLEAGDFPSEKYQIEEYSHIANVTYPNTVTIRTYDIGGDKLLPSSQKEANPFLGWRGIRICLDRVVVFKEQLRAMLIASRQRNLKIMFPMISSLDEVRRAKEILEEVKAELDGQGVAYDKNIPVGIMVEVPSTYFIAEELAKEVDFFSIGTNDLIQYLLAVDRGNELIADMFQQFHPAVVRTIKKIIDTGHRNEIPVSICGEMASNPIAAVLLIGLGADELSVVPSVFPEIKSIIRCLTYDDVKDLAGEILKYNTEKEVRDKITAFYEENVGVRFARPSSE, encoded by the coding sequence CTAGAAGATTTCGACGAATCCATACGCATATCGCTTAAGGAACTGAACAAGATATATGAATTATCGAGGGAGAGGATCGGGGATGAGACCAGCCGGATATTCGATGCACAGATGGAGATACTCAATGATGACTTCTTTATCAACATGGTGAAGGAAAAGATAAAGGAAGGAAGACGGACGGCGGGATATATATTCAGCAAGGAGATAGGGAAGTTAACGAATGCACTGTCGAATTCGGATGATGACTATATGCGCGACCGTGTCACAGATATAAATGACGTACGCAACCGAGTTATTCGCAACATGAAGCGCGGTAAGCTCGTTTCGAAGGTTGAAGAGAACTCTATAATAGTGGCGCATGAGCTTACACCGGCAGATACGATACTTTTCAGCAGAAGAAAGGTGCAGGGGTATGTGACGGACATTGGCGGGGTGACAGGACACGCGGCTCTTATTGCGAGGGCGCTAAGGGTGCCGGCGGTTGTTGGAACGAAGGTGGCTTCGTATAGAGTGCTGACGGGTGAGCTGGTCATCGTCGACGGGTTCAGCGGTTTGTTCATTACCGGACCGACTGATGAGACAATAGAGAAGTATAAAGCCAAGCTTGAGGAGATAAAGGAGTACGAGAAGAAGCTGTATGAGGTGTTTGATTTTCCGTGTGAGACGAAGGATAAGAAACACATAGAGCTTTCCGCGAATATAGAATTCGATGAAGAAATAGATTTCGTTACGAAGTTCGGGCATTGCAGTATCGGGCTGTACAGGACGGAGCATTTATTTTTGGAGGCGGGAGATTTTCCTTCGGAGAAATACCAGATAGAAGAATACTCTCATATAGCTAACGTAACGTATCCAAACACGGTAACAATCAGAACGTATGACATCGGCGGAGATAAACTTCTCCCCAGCTCGCAAAAGGAAGCGAATCCATTCCTAGGGTGGCGGGGTATACGCATATGTTTAGACCGGGTGGTGGTGTTTAAGGAGCAGCTGCGGGCGATGCTGATCGCGTCACGGCAGAGGAATCTCAAGATAATGTTTCCGATGATATCGTCGCTGGACGAGGTGAGGCGCGCGAAGGAGATATTAGAGGAAGTTAAAGCGGAGCTCGATGGGCAGGGAGTGGCATATGATAAGAACATCCCGGTCGGGATAATGGTAGAGGTGCCGTCGACGTATTTTATTGCGGAGGAGCTGGCAAAGGAAGTGGATTTTTTCAGTATAGGGACGAACGATCTCATACAGTATCTACTCGCAGTGGACAGGGGAAATGAGCTTATAGCGGACATGTTCCAGCAGTTCCATCCGGCAGTGGTAAGGACGATAAAGAAGATAATAGACACGGGACACAGGAACGAGATACCTGTGAGCATATGCGGGGAAATGGCATCGAATCCAATAGCAGCTGTACTGCTGATAGGTCTTGGCGCGGATGAGCTGAGCGTGGTGCCGTCGGTATTCCCGGAAATTAAGAGTATAATCCGCTGTCTAACATACGATGACGTAAAAGATCTCGCCGGTGAAATACTGAAATACAATACAGAAAAGGAAGTCAGGGATAAGATAACAGCGTTTTACGAGGAGAATGTGGGAGTGAGATTTGCGCGACCGTCATCGGAATAA
- a CDS encoding potassium transporter Kup, translating into MAEHSDSSKIDHHSPHKKKTTSYLLLLTLSAIGVVYGDIGTSPLYAFRECFNGDLSIELSVPNVYGILSLIFWALIIIISFKYLIIILRADNDGEGGILALMELVRSKSKAAGLIMALGLFGAALLYGDGVITPAISVLSAVEGLGIVTHQFDPYIIPLTLLILFALFSLQKRGTGGVGRIFGPVTLVWFIVLAILGSVEIAQVPEILQAVNPVYAVQFFAENGFEGFVILGVIFLVVTGGEALYADMGHFGRFPIRLAWFTVALPSLLLNYFGQGALLISHPEFIENPFYYLAPEWALIPMVILATCATVIASQAVISGAFSLTFQALQLGYLPRMRVLHTSEEERGQIYIPKINWMLFVCTALLILAFKTSGNLAAAYGIAVTSTMAITTLLAFSAMRNIWKWSLFIAIPLTIFFFVIDISFFGANILKFFDGGWVPLLIGFVIFIIMETWFHMRKYVGEKIKGDTLPIQEIIPDVLSIRQVAIPGTGIYMWSNPRGIPPALLINLKHNKILHKQIVILTLKSDVVPHVKFEDSFQIEELAEGFHRVVVTHGFKDSADVPRIVEHLRSRGMNIDIEKTSFFLGRETLLLEGKSTYKNWRKRLFVALYSNAESATKYFNIPADQVMEVGVQFRL; encoded by the coding sequence ATGGCTGAACACTCAGACAGTTCAAAAATAGATCATCATTCTCCTCATAAGAAGAAAACAACATCTTATCTTCTTCTTCTAACACTATCTGCTATTGGAGTTGTATACGGCGACATTGGAACCAGTCCTCTCTATGCATTCAGAGAATGTTTTAATGGCGACCTTTCTATAGAGCTCTCAGTCCCGAATGTTTACGGCATATTGTCGTTAATATTCTGGGCGCTGATAATTATAATCTCATTTAAATACCTTATCATAATCCTCCGTGCAGATAATGACGGCGAGGGAGGCATACTTGCTCTTATGGAGCTGGTTAGGTCAAAATCAAAAGCTGCCGGTCTTATTATGGCGCTCGGGTTATTCGGAGCAGCATTGCTTTATGGTGACGGTGTGATCACTCCGGCTATTTCCGTGCTTAGTGCCGTGGAGGGACTTGGAATTGTTACACATCAGTTTGACCCTTACATAATACCACTAACACTGCTTATACTTTTTGCCTTATTTTCACTTCAAAAAAGAGGAACAGGGGGTGTAGGAAGAATATTCGGACCGGTTACCTTAGTTTGGTTCATTGTTTTGGCTATACTCGGATCTGTCGAAATAGCTCAGGTACCGGAAATTCTGCAAGCAGTTAACCCGGTTTACGCTGTTCAGTTTTTTGCTGAAAACGGCTTTGAAGGATTTGTGATTTTGGGCGTAATATTCCTGGTAGTAACCGGTGGTGAAGCTCTCTATGCAGACATGGGACATTTCGGAAGGTTTCCTATAAGACTGGCATGGTTTACTGTAGCTCTGCCCAGTCTCCTGCTCAATTACTTCGGACAAGGCGCGCTTTTGATCAGCCACCCTGAATTCATAGAGAATCCGTTCTACTATCTTGCCCCTGAATGGGCTTTAATACCAATGGTTATACTGGCTACATGCGCAACTGTTATCGCATCTCAGGCGGTTATATCGGGAGCATTTTCGCTTACATTCCAGGCTTTACAGCTCGGCTACCTTCCCAGAATGAGAGTTTTACATACATCTGAGGAAGAGCGCGGGCAGATATACATTCCAAAGATCAATTGGATGCTGTTTGTCTGTACGGCTTTATTAATTCTGGCATTTAAAACATCCGGTAACCTCGCTGCCGCATATGGTATTGCCGTCACTTCTACAATGGCTATCACCACATTACTTGCGTTCTCAGCTATGCGGAACATTTGGAAATGGAGCTTGTTCATTGCTATACCATTGACAATATTCTTCTTTGTAATAGACATTTCATTCTTTGGCGCAAATATCCTAAAATTCTTCGACGGTGGATGGGTGCCATTGCTGATAGGATTTGTAATTTTCATTATTATGGAAACATGGTTCCATATGCGGAAATATGTCGGTGAAAAGATCAAAGGTGACACTCTTCCTATACAGGAGATTATCCCAGACGTGCTCAGCATTAGGCAGGTTGCGATTCCCGGCACAGGTATATATATGTGGAGCAACCCCCGTGGTATTCCTCCTGCGCTTTTAATCAACCTTAAGCACAATAAGATCCTTCATAAGCAGATAGTTATTCTCACACTCAAATCAGACGTAGTACCGCATGTCAAATTTGAAGATTCATTCCAGATAGAGGAACTGGCAGAAGGATTCCACAGAGTAGTCGTTACTCACGGATTTAAGGATTCGGCGGATGTACCGCGCATTGTCGAACATTTAAGATCCCGCGGAATGAATATTGACATTGAAAAGACATCCTTCTTCCTTGGAAGAGAAACTCTTCTCCTTGAAGGTAAATCCACTTATAAGAACTGGAGAAAGAGATTATTCGTTGCCCTATATTCTAATGCGGAATCCGCTACTAAGTACTTTAATATTCCCGCTGACCAGGTAATGGAGGTCGGCGTCCAATTCCGCCTCTAA
- a CDS encoding bifunctional phosphoglucose/phosphomannose isomerase: MDIDKIRAYDKSNMFDVLKDFPQQVEEAVSIATAFEFKHLNTEGIQNVVVNGLGGSAIGGDFVRSYAAYDMKVPMVVNRNYNLPGFADENTLAVISSYSGNTEETLSAFKEARERNCRILCITSGGEVERIANDNNIDVLKIPGGLQPRCALGYSFFSLLIALMKLGLIPDKSSEITATIKHLQNLSHSYSYFSSEHNHPIMIAEEVKSHLPVIYSSSDVLDAVNLRWQGQISENAEVLAYGNFVPEMNHNELVGWNLNEEILSRIVVILLCDRDDNDRVKLRMKITTDIYKEKCSSIIAVESDAETKLERIFELTYLGDWMSFYLAILNGVDPTPVEAINYLKNKLSEAK, translated from the coding sequence ATGGACATAGATAAAATACGCGCGTACGATAAATCGAACATGTTCGATGTGCTGAAGGACTTCCCTCAACAGGTGGAGGAAGCAGTCAGCATAGCAACCGCATTCGAGTTTAAGCATCTGAATACGGAAGGAATACAGAACGTAGTAGTGAACGGGCTGGGCGGTTCGGCTATTGGCGGTGATTTTGTGAGAAGCTATGCGGCATACGATATGAAAGTCCCGATGGTTGTGAACAGGAATTATAATCTACCGGGATTCGCCGATGAGAATACGCTAGCGGTCATATCAAGTTACTCCGGAAACACGGAAGAGACATTGAGCGCTTTCAAAGAAGCGCGTGAGAGGAATTGCAGGATATTATGCATAACATCGGGAGGTGAAGTAGAAAGGATTGCAAACGACAACAACATCGACGTGCTAAAGATACCAGGCGGACTTCAACCGAGGTGCGCGCTGGGATATTCATTCTTTTCGCTTTTGATCGCACTAATGAAATTAGGACTAATACCGGATAAATCTTCAGAGATAACAGCAACGATAAAGCATTTACAGAATCTTTCACACAGCTATTCGTATTTTTCATCGGAACATAATCACCCGATAATGATAGCGGAGGAAGTAAAGAGTCACCTTCCCGTTATTTATTCATCATCGGACGTGCTGGATGCCGTAAACCTGAGATGGCAGGGACAGATATCGGAGAACGCAGAGGTGCTTGCGTACGGAAATTTCGTTCCTGAGATGAACCACAATGAGCTGGTGGGATGGAATCTGAATGAAGAGATTCTAAGCCGTATCGTTGTTATATTGCTCTGCGACAGGGATGACAATGATAGGGTAAAGCTGAGAATGAAGATCACAACCGACATATATAAAGAGAAATGCAGCTCGATAATCGCCGTAGAGTCCGATGCGGAAACGAAACTGGAGAGAATATTCGAGCTGACATACCTGGGAGACTGGATGAGCTTTTACCTGGCTATACTGAACGGAGTAGATCCAACGCCCGTGGAAGCAATAAATTACCTCAAAAACAAGCTTTCCGAGGCAAAATAA
- a CDS encoding TlpA family protein disulfide reductase, with protein sequence MKKLAFLAIILSFFFVNSAKSQSYYNFTLQDLDGNDVSLDELVAKGPVFLSFWATWCSPCKEEMKYLQDIYNKYKDKGFTYLAVNTDSQKSLSKVKTYISSKGYTFPVVLDTDEKIFEAYLGEGLPYSLLIGTDKKISSKHVGFLPGDEEKIEKEVVELLPSGNSESMDK encoded by the coding sequence ATGAAAAAGTTAGCTTTTTTAGCAATTATCCTCAGTTTCTTCTTCGTAAACAGCGCAAAATCTCAGTCATATTATAATTTTACACTTCAGGATCTTGACGGAAATGATGTATCGCTGGATGAACTTGTTGCAAAAGGACCGGTATTTTTGAGTTTCTGGGCAACATGGTGCAGTCCGTGTAAAGAGGAAATGAAATATCTACAGGACATATACAATAAGTATAAAGACAAAGGATTTACTTACCTTGCAGTAAATACAGATTCACAAAAATCGCTATCGAAGGTCAAGACATATATTTCATCAAAGGGATACACATTCCCTGTAGTGCTCGATACGGATGAAAAGATCTTTGAGGCATACCTGGGCGAAGGCTTACCGTATTCACTCCTTATAGGAACGGATAAAAAGATCTCTTCAAAGCACGTCGGATTTTTGCCCGGCGACGAGGAAAAGATAGAGAAAGAGGTCGTAGAGCTCCTGCCATCCGGTAATTCAGAATCAATGGATAAATAA
- the der gene encoding ribosome biogenesis GTPase Der produces the protein MKNVIAIVGRPNVGKSTLFNKIIGKRIAIVHPTSGVTRDRNSGEAEWLGKKFFLIDTGGFVPDTDEKFEKAIREQIGIALDEADKILFVVDAANGLHPIDREIANMLRKYDGDKPIILAANKADNDKRDLNAPEFFSLGLGEPIPIAANTGRNVAELLDILTEDIPSTEPEEEDDRMKFAVVGKPNAGKSSLVNALLKEDRNIVTDIPGTTRDSIDSILKYHGEDVVLIDTAGLRKKSKIKRNESLEFYSTMRTFKSIQRCDVAILVIDATEIMEALSDASDIKLAVFKLDKQDVNIIEEVLYYKKGLLLVINKWDLVEKDEKTAEIIRDKINDHLKTYNFLKIIFISALTKQRIHKVLEEAVIIYNERKREIKTSELNEELQKEIKNTPHPSARGKELKINYITQVKSAPPVFAFFCNEPKMVKESYKRFLEKKLRSKFGFEGVPIGMIFKKKN, from the coding sequence ATGAAAAATGTAATAGCAATTGTAGGGCGCCCTAATGTCGGCAAATCAACTCTTTTCAATAAAATAATCGGGAAAAGAATTGCAATTGTACACCCGACCAGCGGAGTCACGCGAGATAGGAATTCCGGCGAAGCTGAATGGCTGGGAAAAAAATTCTTCCTGATTGACACCGGAGGGTTTGTACCCGACACGGACGAGAAATTCGAGAAAGCCATCCGTGAACAGATAGGTATTGCGCTCGATGAAGCCGATAAAATATTGTTCGTTGTGGATGCAGCGAACGGGCTCCATCCCATAGACAGAGAAATTGCCAATATGCTCAGAAAATATGACGGGGATAAACCGATCATACTCGCCGCTAATAAAGCCGATAACGATAAACGCGATCTTAACGCTCCCGAATTCTTTTCTCTTGGATTGGGAGAACCAATACCTATTGCTGCAAATACCGGCAGAAATGTCGCCGAACTTCTCGACATACTTACAGAAGACATTCCCTCGACCGAGCCGGAGGAGGAGGACGACCGGATGAAGTTCGCTGTGGTCGGGAAACCCAACGCCGGCAAATCTTCACTGGTAAATGCCCTCCTGAAAGAAGATCGGAACATTGTCACAGATATTCCCGGCACAACGAGAGACTCGATCGATTCAATTTTAAAATACCACGGGGAAGATGTAGTTCTCATCGATACTGCAGGACTCAGAAAAAAGAGTAAAATAAAAAGGAACGAATCTCTTGAGTTTTACTCCACCATGCGCACGTTTAAATCTATTCAGAGGTGTGACGTAGCGATACTCGTTATTGATGCAACAGAAATAATGGAAGCTCTTTCCGATGCCTCCGATATTAAACTCGCGGTTTTCAAACTGGATAAACAGGATGTAAATATCATTGAGGAAGTTCTTTACTATAAAAAAGGCCTTCTCCTTGTAATCAATAAATGGGACCTTGTGGAGAAAGATGAAAAGACTGCCGAGATTATTAGAGATAAAATCAATGATCACCTTAAAACGTATAACTTCCTTAAAATAATTTTCATCTCTGCGCTCACAAAACAACGCATACATAAAGTACTCGAAGAAGCTGTAATCATTTACAACGAACGGAAACGTGAAATTAAGACCAGCGAGCTGAATGAAGAACTGCAAAAAGAGATTAAGAATACACCGCATCCGTCTGCGCGGGGCAAAGAGCTCAAAATAAATTATATCACACAGGTCAAATCCGCTCCTCCGGTATTCGCTTTCTTTTGTAACGAACCTAAAATGGTCAAGGAAAGCTATAAACGATTTCTTGAAAAAAAGCTCAGAAGTAAGTTCGGATTTGAAGGCGTCCCTATAGGAATGATATTTAAAAAGAAAAACTAA
- the nuoH gene encoding NADH-quinone oxidoreductase subunit NuoH, protein MPENLVNFLILLAKIAVVHGVLLGGVAYTVYMERRVSGFIQNRYGPNRVGPEGLLQPLVDVIKLLLKEDIVPTNANRFIHALAPGISIVVSLSTIAVIPFGDTIDLFGKTIKLQIADVNIGILYILAMLSLGVYGITLSGWSSNSKYSLLGGLRSSAQMISYELSMGLAVLGIIIINGTLELDTIVQNQYGWKWNIILQPVGFIIFLVAAFAETNRAPFDLPEAEQELVGGYHTEYSSMKFAMFFLAEYAAVIVSSALISTLYLGGWQFPYLQDFGLPALVVSLLQVLTFCVKVVALVFFFVWVRWSIPRFRYDQLMDLGWKVMLPLALLNLLVTSVVILLLK, encoded by the coding sequence ATGCCCGAAAATCTCGTCAACTTTCTAATACTTCTCGCGAAAATAGCCGTAGTTCATGGTGTCCTTTTAGGAGGTGTCGCCTACACAGTTTACATGGAAAGGCGCGTATCCGGATTCATTCAAAACAGATACGGTCCGAACAGGGTAGGACCGGAAGGACTTCTCCAACCTCTTGTTGACGTGATAAAGCTTTTATTAAAAGAAGATATAGTACCGACGAACGCTAACAGATTCATCCACGCGCTCGCGCCGGGAATTTCAATTGTTGTTTCATTGTCGACCATTGCGGTTATCCCGTTCGGAGACACGATAGATCTTTTCGGAAAGACGATCAAACTCCAGATAGCAGATGTAAACATCGGGATATTATACATACTCGCAATGCTTTCGTTAGGAGTTTATGGTATTACACTCAGCGGATGGTCCTCAAACAGTAAGTACTCACTTCTCGGGGGACTAAGGTCATCAGCACAGATGATCAGTTACGAGCTGTCGATGGGTCTTGCAGTGCTTGGTATAATAATTATCAATGGAACACTCGAACTCGATACAATAGTACAAAACCAGTACGGCTGGAAATGGAACATAATATTACAGCCGGTTGGATTTATAATATTCCTTGTTGCGGCTTTTGCCGAGACTAACAGAGCTCCATTCGATCTGCCTGAAGCGGAGCAGGAGCTTGTCGGCGGTTACCACACGGAATATTCCAGCATGAAGTTCGCAATGTTCTTTCTCGCGGAGTACGCGGCAGTTATAGTTTCATCCGCATTGATATCAACACTATATCTCGGCGGATGGCAATTTCCATATCTGCAGGATTTCGGATTGCCGGCGCTGGTTGTCAGCCTTTTACAGGTGCTGACATTCTGCGTGAAAGTTGTCGCACTGGTATTTTTCTTTGTATGGGTAAGGTGGTCAATACCGCGATTCAGATATGACCAGCTTATGGACCTGGGTTGGAAGGTAATGCTTCCACTAGCATTATTGAACTTACTTGTAACTTCGGTAGTTATACTATTATTAAAATAA